A portion of the Rhodococcus pseudokoreensis genome contains these proteins:
- a CDS encoding sensor histidine kinase, translating to MAPASAPSKPRTSACARHLAYVSRTMTPSPDPVYVRVVHTDRRDTSIAPRDVLIALGVAIVQVVGSVGANHNQSWATPLDAAGFVLLVCGPLALLVRRRLPVTVLLVVLAVTVLYVARGYGYGPVFLSLVVAFLSAATAGSRWRTYPILAVGYVLIVFAVPAVSLAEVPSLLALTGIAAWLLVLLAVAEIIRQRRGTLDARRQRAEAAHRSTLDEQRRRASEERLAIARELHDVLAHSLSLINVQASVALELWDSRPEQSQEALAAIKIASRDAIGDVHALLASLRGGDDSPPTAPTAGIVDLDGVVERARAAGLAVTTVVEGTPRPLPAVVDVAAARIVQESLTNVARHSGGSSADVTVTYSPTSVRVRIDDDGRGPDGAPSGGGGNGIPGMRERARALGGELTAGSGPGGGFRVQATLPLVHDTAGRA from the coding sequence ATGGCTCCAGCCTCGGCCCCGTCGAAGCCGCGCACATCCGCCTGCGCGCGTCACCTCGCGTACGTGTCGCGGACGATGACACCGTCGCCGGATCCGGTCTACGTTCGGGTGGTGCACACCGACCGGAGGGACACGTCGATCGCCCCGCGAGACGTCCTGATCGCCCTGGGCGTCGCAATCGTGCAGGTGGTCGGCAGTGTGGGCGCCAACCACAACCAGTCGTGGGCGACGCCGCTGGACGCGGCAGGTTTCGTGTTGCTGGTGTGCGGTCCGCTCGCGCTGCTCGTCCGGCGACGGTTGCCGGTGACGGTCCTGCTCGTGGTCCTTGCCGTCACGGTCCTCTACGTCGCCCGGGGTTACGGGTACGGCCCGGTGTTCCTGTCGCTCGTGGTCGCGTTTCTGAGCGCCGCGACGGCCGGGTCCCGATGGCGCACGTATCCGATCCTCGCGGTCGGGTACGTGCTGATCGTCTTCGCCGTGCCTGCCGTGTCACTTGCCGAGGTTCCGTCCCTCCTCGCCCTCACCGGCATCGCGGCCTGGCTGCTGGTGCTCCTCGCCGTCGCCGAGATCATCCGTCAGCGCCGCGGGACGCTCGACGCCCGCAGGCAACGCGCCGAGGCGGCGCACCGCAGCACGCTGGACGAGCAGCGCCGCCGCGCCAGCGAGGAGAGGCTCGCGATCGCCCGCGAGCTGCACGATGTTCTGGCACACAGCCTTTCGCTCATCAACGTGCAGGCCTCGGTCGCACTCGAGCTGTGGGACAGCAGACCTGAACAGTCACAGGAGGCGCTGGCCGCGATCAAGATCGCGAGCCGCGACGCGATCGGCGACGTCCACGCACTGCTGGCGTCACTGCGCGGCGGCGACGACAGCCCGCCCACCGCGCCGACCGCCGGGATCGTGGACCTGGACGGCGTGGTCGAGCGTGCCCGTGCCGCGGGTCTCGCGGTCACCACGGTCGTCGAGGGCACGCCGCGGCCGTTGCCTGCCGTGGTCGACGTCGCTGCGGCGCGCATCGTGCAGGAGTCGCTGACCAACGTGGCCCGCCACTCCGGCGGCTCGTCCGCCGACGTCACGGTGACATACTCGCCCACGTCCGTCCGCGTCCGGATCGACGACGACGGCCGGGGCCCGGACGGCGCGCCGTCCGGTGGCGGCGGAAACGGCATCCCCGGCATGCGGGAACGCGCCCGCGCCCTCGGCGGTGAGCTGACCGCCGGGAGCGGACCTGGTGGCGGCTTCCGGGTGCAGGCGACACTCCCCCTCGTCCACGACACGGCGGGCCGGGCATGA
- a CDS encoding response regulator, translating into MTIRVLVADDQALVRAGFAALLDAQPDITVAGQAENGEQAVSLTRTLVPDVVLMDIRMPVLDGLEATRRIAADPALSGVRVVVLTTFELDEYVFEAMRAGATGFLVKHTEPAELVRAVRVVADGDALLSPSVTRKLVAEFATHAKRPPQSSRLDGLTDREREVMILIAEGLTNAEIGSRLFLSPATARTHVSRILLKLGARDRTQLVVLAYEWGLVRPGWQD; encoded by the coding sequence ATGACGATTCGCGTCCTCGTCGCCGACGACCAGGCCCTCGTGCGGGCGGGTTTCGCCGCCCTGCTCGACGCCCAACCGGACATCACCGTGGCCGGTCAGGCCGAGAACGGTGAGCAGGCGGTGAGCCTGACCCGGACTCTGGTTCCCGACGTCGTCCTCATGGACATCCGGATGCCGGTGCTCGACGGACTGGAGGCAACCCGGCGGATAGCCGCCGATCCCGCGCTGTCCGGTGTGCGGGTGGTGGTGCTCACCACGTTCGAACTGGACGAGTACGTGTTCGAGGCCATGCGCGCGGGGGCGACGGGTTTTCTCGTCAAACACACCGAACCCGCCGAACTGGTGCGGGCGGTCCGCGTGGTGGCCGACGGGGATGCCCTGCTGTCGCCGTCCGTGACGCGGAAACTGGTCGCGGAGTTCGCGACCCACGCCAAACGGCCACCCCAGTCCAGTCGCCTCGACGGCCTCACCGATCGTGAACGCGAGGTGATGATCCTGATCGCCGAGGGTCTCACCAACGCCGAGATCGGTTCGCGGCTGTTCCTGAGCCCGGCCACCGCCCGCACGCACGTCAGCCGGATTCTGCTGAAACTCGGCGCCCGGGACCGCACCCAACTGGTGGTCCTGGCGTATGAGTGGGGCCTGGTCCGGCCGGGCTGGCAGGACTGA
- a CDS encoding MFS transporter, translating to MTTLSERLDHESAPPGHGRGRTVPVWLAIAAASIPMFMATLDNLVMTSALPVIQRDLSASVGQLQWFMNAYTLAFATLMLTLSALGDRLGRRRVFLWGIVLFALASIASALSTTSEMLIAARAVQGVGAAAIMPLSLTLLAGAVPLAKRALAIGIWGGVSGLGIALGPVIGGAVVDGVSWQAVFWINVPVAAVAIPLALYALGESTGKRQPLDPLGVVLAGAAVFLGVWGIVHGNDDGWTSATVLGALVAAVVLLAAFVVRELRTPFPVMPLRLFRSRQFSLANVIGLTFTLGMMGAVFLLSQYLQIVMGYSPFEAGLRTLPWTAAPMVVAPIAGLLAPRLGVRTLLVTGLVLQGLSLLWMASLIVPGATYSSMVPAFVMAGAGMGLTFAPNATAVLADMPEADHGTASSTNATLREIGVALGIALLTAVFLGAGGSLTPTGYIDALAPALYVGAGSVAVAVVAAALMPGRSKAVLAST from the coding sequence ATGACGACACTCTCCGAACGCCTCGATCACGAATCGGCACCCCCTGGACACGGCCGCGGACGGACGGTGCCGGTGTGGCTGGCGATCGCCGCGGCGTCGATCCCGATGTTCATGGCCACCCTCGACAACCTGGTGATGACCAGCGCCCTGCCGGTGATCCAACGCGACCTGAGCGCGTCGGTGGGGCAGTTGCAGTGGTTCATGAACGCCTACACGCTGGCGTTCGCGACCTTGATGCTGACGCTGTCGGCGCTGGGCGACCGGCTCGGTCGCCGGCGTGTATTCCTCTGGGGCATAGTGCTCTTCGCGCTGGCGTCGATCGCATCGGCGCTGTCGACGACCTCCGAGATGCTGATCGCGGCGCGTGCCGTCCAGGGCGTCGGCGCGGCCGCGATCATGCCGCTCTCCCTCACTCTGCTCGCCGGCGCCGTGCCGCTCGCCAAGCGGGCCCTCGCGATCGGAATCTGGGGCGGCGTCTCGGGGCTCGGAATCGCTCTCGGCCCGGTGATCGGCGGTGCCGTAGTCGACGGGGTGTCGTGGCAGGCCGTGTTCTGGATCAACGTTCCCGTCGCCGCGGTCGCGATCCCGTTGGCGCTCTATGCGCTCGGCGAGTCGACGGGGAAGCGGCAACCGCTGGATCCGCTCGGCGTCGTGCTGGCCGGGGCCGCGGTGTTCCTCGGGGTCTGGGGCATCGTGCACGGCAACGACGACGGCTGGACCAGCGCCACGGTTCTCGGGGCTCTCGTCGCGGCGGTGGTGCTGCTCGCGGCGTTCGTGGTGCGCGAGTTGCGCACACCGTTCCCGGTGATGCCACTGCGGCTGTTCCGGTCCCGCCAGTTCTCCCTGGCCAACGTGATCGGGCTGACGTTCACGCTGGGAATGATGGGTGCCGTCTTCCTCCTGTCGCAGTACCTGCAGATCGTCATGGGGTACTCCCCGTTCGAGGCCGGCCTGCGGACGCTGCCGTGGACGGCGGCCCCGATGGTGGTGGCGCCGATCGCGGGGTTGCTCGCGCCTCGGCTGGGCGTCCGGACACTCCTCGTCACCGGACTGGTGCTGCAGGGACTCTCACTGCTCTGGATGGCGTCGCTCATCGTCCCCGGCGCCACCTACTCCAGCATGGTTCCGGCGTTCGTGATGGCCGGCGCCGGAATGGGTCTGACGTTCGCCCCCAACGCGACCGCCGTTCTCGCCGACATGCCCGAGGCCGACCACGGCACGGCCAGTTCGACCAACGCGACGCTCCGGGAGATCGGAGTCGCGCTGGGGATTGCATTGCTGACCGCGGTGTTCCTCGGGGCGGGCGGCAGCCTCACGCCGACGGGATACATCGACGCCCTGGCGCCCGCCCTGTACGTGGGAGCCGGATCCGTGGCGGTCGCGGTCGTCGCCGCCGCCCTGATGCCGGGACGGTCGAAGGCGGTCCTGGCGTCGACCTGA
- a CDS encoding TetR/AcrR family transcriptional regulator has protein sequence MASPVKQTRMSATERRELVLAAASRAFARDGYHGTSTDAVAREAGVSQPYVVRMFGSKSRLFADVFDRAMSRILDTFEPWFDGVAADPENDESWLPMGVAYTQLLEDRDLLLVMMHGFTSGANPEIGALARDWMSRLYTQIRTRTGCSPERARTFIANGMLLNTLLAMQVPEHAGQDPALEELAVCAFGNTLDAASSEN, from the coding sequence ATGGCCTCGCCCGTGAAACAGACCCGCATGAGCGCGACGGAACGGCGTGAACTCGTACTGGCCGCCGCCTCCCGCGCGTTCGCCAGGGACGGGTATCACGGCACCAGCACCGACGCCGTCGCCCGCGAGGCGGGGGTGTCGCAGCCGTACGTGGTTCGCATGTTCGGTTCGAAATCGCGGCTGTTCGCCGACGTCTTCGACCGCGCGATGTCCCGGATTCTCGACACCTTCGAGCCCTGGTTCGACGGTGTCGCCGCCGACCCCGAGAACGACGAGTCGTGGCTCCCGATGGGCGTCGCGTACACCCAATTGCTCGAGGACCGCGACCTCCTGCTCGTGATGATGCACGGCTTCACGTCCGGCGCGAACCCGGAGATCGGCGCACTGGCGCGCGACTGGATGTCCCGGCTCTACACGCAGATCCGCACACGCACCGGCTGCAGCCCCGAACGGGCCCGCACATTCATCGCCAACGGAATGCTGCTCAACACCCTGCTCGCCATGCAGGTACCCGAGCATGCCGGGCAGGATCCGGCGCTCGAGGAACTCGCCGTGTGCGCATTCGGAAACACCCTCGACGCCGCAAGCTCCGAGAACTGA
- a CDS encoding FHA domain-containing protein has product MEACGRGVPVDRAVESRLSYSDREGHHHTVDLSPTSARVTIGRSPGSDLLLTEDDEVSRLHAVLECVGSHWTILDDGLSRNGTFVNGERLAGRRRLRQGDSIRIGGTKIRYLEFGGALDEATRMGTDMPDVRSLTDTQRAVLTALCRPYKHGAAFANPASNQQIAQELFLSVDAIKTHLRALFAKFGVGDLPQNQKRVSLAERAMRSGIINERDL; this is encoded by the coding sequence ATGGAAGCGTGCGGAAGGGGTGTCCCCGTGGACCGAGCCGTTGAGTCTCGACTGAGCTATTCCGACAGGGAGGGTCACCACCACACCGTGGACCTCTCCCCCACTTCCGCGCGCGTCACCATCGGACGGTCCCCCGGCTCCGATCTACTTCTCACGGAGGACGACGAGGTCTCGCGACTCCACGCCGTGCTCGAATGCGTCGGCTCGCACTGGACCATCCTCGACGACGGTCTTTCCCGTAACGGCACGTTCGTCAACGGCGAGCGCCTCGCCGGCAGGCGCCGGCTCCGGCAGGGCGACAGCATCCGCATCGGCGGAACCAAGATCCGCTACCTGGAATTCGGTGGCGCTCTCGACGAGGCCACCCGGATGGGGACCGACATGCCCGACGTCCGGTCCCTCACCGACACCCAGCGGGCGGTCCTCACGGCGCTGTGCCGCCCGTACAAGCACGGCGCCGCGTTCGCGAATCCCGCCTCGAACCAGCAGATCGCGCAGGAACTGTTCCTCAGTGTCGATGCGATCAAGACGCACCTGCGGGCGCTGTTCGCGAAGTTCGGCGTCGGCGATCTCCCGCAGAATCAGAAGCGGGTCAGCCTGGCCGAGCGGGCCATGCGCAGCGGCATCATCAACGAGCGCGATCTCTGA
- a CDS encoding alpha/beta fold hydrolase yields the protein MTNTPVAHEHEGRRLTVRTDDGVPLAVREFGSPDAATTVVFVHGHCLRTESWWALREQLVRFWCNDVRMVFYDHRGHGESGEAPAATYTIDQLGRDLGSVLDAVAPHGPVVLVGHSMGGMTALSYTRQNPHTIGSRIVGMALISTAACDLAEAGLGRHLRSPAVSLFRTAVRRAPRVVHGSKRVGRTVCTAIARAAGARNRAVDPRLAALVSAMVNTTSVVTMSSFLESLLGFDERHSLTALAHIPSLILCGSVDMLTPFQHSVAMASKLPASELVSVDGAGHSVILDRAADVALAIIGLVERIAHGETAARDRELMAAC from the coding sequence ATGACGAACACCCCGGTTGCACATGAGCACGAAGGTCGTCGTCTCACGGTCAGGACCGACGACGGGGTCCCGCTCGCGGTTCGCGAGTTCGGTTCGCCCGACGCGGCCACCACGGTGGTGTTCGTCCACGGTCATTGCCTCCGCACCGAGTCGTGGTGGGCGCTGCGCGAACAGCTGGTTCGCTTCTGGTGCAACGACGTTCGCATGGTCTTCTACGATCACCGGGGGCACGGCGAGTCGGGGGAGGCGCCGGCCGCCACCTACACGATCGATCAGCTCGGCCGCGACCTCGGTTCCGTCCTCGACGCCGTCGCACCGCACGGTCCGGTCGTTCTCGTCGGGCACTCGATGGGCGGGATGACAGCGCTGTCCTACACGCGGCAGAATCCGCACACGATCGGCTCGCGGATCGTGGGCATGGCCCTGATCTCCACCGCGGCGTGCGATCTCGCCGAGGCCGGTCTCGGTCGCCACCTGCGCAGCCCGGCGGTGTCGCTGTTCCGCACCGCGGTGCGGCGGGCACCGCGGGTCGTGCACGGATCCAAGAGAGTTGGTCGCACCGTCTGCACCGCGATCGCCCGTGCGGCGGGCGCTCGCAACCGGGCCGTCGATCCGCGACTCGCGGCGCTGGTCTCGGCCATGGTCAACACGACGTCCGTCGTCACCATGTCGAGCTTCCTCGAATCCCTGCTCGGGTTCGACGAGCGGCACTCCCTGACGGCGCTCGCGCACATTCCGTCGCTGATCCTGTGCGGCTCGGTCGACATGCTGACCCCGTTCCAGCATTCCGTCGCGATGGCCTCGAAGCTCCCCGCTTCGGAACTCGTGAGCGTCGACGGCGCGGGACACTCGGTGATCCTCGACCGCGCGGCCGACGTCGCGCTCGCCATCATCGGACTCGTCGAGCGGATCGCCCACGGTGAGACGGCCGCGCGCGACCGCGAGCTGATGGCCGCGTGCTGA
- a CDS encoding acyl-CoA dehydrogenase family protein, whose product MTNSLLFDPNSYDPEHFDPETRRLLRALIEWFESRGKKRLIEDDLEAVWPEDFLEFVKREKLFATFLTPAESAGGDPGKRWDAARNAALSEIFGFYGLAYWYAWQVTVLGLGPIWMSGNRAAKDSAAQLLDDGGVLAFGLSEREHGADVYSTDMLLTPAEGDPDLAFTASGDKYYIGNGNVAGMVSVFGRRTDVEGSDGYVFFVADSRHPAYHLQGNVVHGQMYVSTFRLEDYPVRGEDILHTGVAAFEAALNTVNVGKFNLCTGSIGISEHAFYESITHAHNRILYGNPVTDFPHVRGNFVDAYSRLVAMKLFSARSVDYFRSASLDDRRYLLFNPMTKAKVTSEGEKVIALLHDVIAAKGYEKNTYFREAAQLIGTLPKLEGTVHVNVGLILKFMPNYLLNPAEYPEIGTRLDAADDAFFWAQGPTRGAGKIQFHDWTKAYEAHSDVPNVARFHEQATALRELLTTAPPDADQQKDLDFLLDLGHLFSLVVYGHLILEQADIAGIDRDLIDQIFDFQIRDFSRYAVALHGKSSATDAQQQWALGAIRRPVVDAERFSRVWAQVESYDGAYEMRP is encoded by the coding sequence GTGACGAACTCCCTGCTGTTCGATCCGAACTCCTACGATCCCGAGCATTTCGATCCGGAGACGCGCAGACTGCTGCGGGCGCTGATCGAGTGGTTCGAGTCGCGGGGCAAGAAGCGGCTCATCGAGGACGATCTCGAGGCGGTCTGGCCCGAGGACTTCCTGGAGTTCGTGAAACGGGAGAAGCTGTTCGCCACGTTCCTCACGCCAGCCGAGTCGGCGGGCGGCGATCCGGGCAAGCGCTGGGATGCCGCACGCAACGCCGCGCTCAGTGAGATCTTCGGGTTCTACGGGCTGGCGTACTGGTACGCGTGGCAGGTGACGGTCCTGGGTCTCGGCCCCATCTGGATGAGCGGGAACCGGGCGGCGAAGGATAGCGCCGCGCAACTCCTCGACGACGGCGGGGTGCTGGCGTTCGGTCTGTCGGAGCGCGAACACGGCGCGGACGTCTACTCGACGGACATGCTGCTGACCCCCGCCGAGGGCGACCCGGATCTCGCGTTCACCGCGAGCGGCGACAAGTACTACATCGGCAACGGCAACGTCGCGGGCATGGTGTCGGTGTTCGGCAGGCGCACCGACGTCGAGGGCAGCGACGGATACGTCTTCTTCGTCGCGGACAGCCGCCACCCAGCGTACCACCTGCAGGGCAACGTGGTGCACGGCCAGATGTACGTCAGCACGTTCCGGCTCGAGGACTACCCGGTGCGGGGAGAGGACATCCTGCACACCGGGGTCGCCGCGTTCGAGGCCGCGCTGAACACGGTCAACGTCGGCAAGTTCAACCTGTGCACCGGTTCCATCGGTATCTCCGAGCACGCGTTCTACGAGTCGATCACCCACGCGCACAATAGGATTCTGTACGGAAACCCTGTCACCGACTTCCCGCACGTGCGCGGAAACTTCGTCGACGCGTACAGCAGGCTGGTCGCGATGAAGCTGTTCAGCGCCCGCTCCGTCGACTACTTCCGCAGCGCCAGTCTCGACGACCGCCGGTACCTGCTGTTCAATCCGATGACGAAGGCGAAGGTCACCTCCGAAGGGGAGAAGGTGATCGCGCTCCTGCACGACGTGATCGCGGCGAAGGGCTACGAGAAGAACACCTACTTCCGGGAGGCCGCCCAGCTGATCGGCACCCTGCCGAAGCTCGAGGGCACGGTGCACGTCAACGTCGGCCTGATCCTGAAGTTCATGCCGAACTACCTGCTCAACCCCGCGGAGTACCCGGAGATCGGCACCCGCCTCGACGCCGCCGACGACGCCTTCTTCTGGGCGCAGGGACCGACCCGCGGTGCGGGCAAGATCCAGTTCCACGACTGGACGAAGGCGTACGAGGCGCATTCGGACGTCCCCAACGTGGCCAGGTTCCACGAGCAGGCGACGGCGCTGCGGGAACTGCTCACCACCGCCCCGCCCGACGCCGACCAGCAGAAGGACCTCGACTTCCTGCTCGACCTCGGGCACCTGTTCTCACTCGTGGTCTACGGGCACCTGATTCTCGAGCAGGCCGACATCGCCGGCATCGACCGCGACTTGATCGACCAGATCTTCGACTTCCAGATCCGCGACTTCTCCCGTTATGCCGTTGCGCTGCACGGTAAATCGTCTGCCACCGATGCTCAGCAGCAGTGGGCGCTCGGAGCGATCCGCCGGCCGGTCGTGGACGCGGAACGATTTTCGCGGGTGTGGGCGCAGGTGGAGAGCTACGACGGGGCGTACGAAATGCGGCCGTAG